A region from the Geobacter benzoatilyticus genome encodes:
- a CDS encoding XrtA system polysaccharide chain length determinant, with product MQEQQFDAKHYLSLITKKKFLFVIIALTVMTAAVVASYVMPKKYEAKSTVFIEKNVIAELVKGIAVTPSMEDKLKVLGYALNSRTINLKVIKDLDLDVKAKSDREIEELINNFQKNTNISMKEDNNLFTISVQNEDPKVARDYVNTLINRYIEENLSSKREESFGASRFLGEQISSFKERVDKAEEAVLNYKREHPQVIGVEEGAVLNDIRSSEQKLDEVRARISHLEALRNVARKSSSSKVKISALQKNLDDLRLRYTENYPEIIRLKEEIEELKSSARSRSGSDDLPLSDQQEIEKVQSELRSLRSYEASIQRDIGSNRALLQRIPAANSTLQELESQKNKERELYEELISRHGKSEVSQQMEVQDKATTFRIVDPAVLPIKPVSPNRIRIILMGIIGGIAIAFGAVFGLDQLDQSVKSQDSLKGLGVPVLAVIPVISNPIDVLKSKKNDLRLYRFAGVYFSVILAILIMEVMDISLIDKLISKIQGAL from the coding sequence ATGCAAGAACAACAATTCGATGCCAAACATTACCTGTCATTAATTACCAAGAAAAAATTCCTGTTTGTGATCATAGCATTGACAGTTATGACCGCTGCGGTTGTCGCAAGCTATGTCATGCCAAAGAAATATGAAGCAAAAAGTACGGTATTTATTGAAAAGAACGTTATTGCCGAGCTTGTGAAGGGTATTGCCGTCACTCCGTCCATGGAGGATAAGCTCAAGGTCCTTGGATATGCCTTGAACAGCAGGACCATAAACCTCAAAGTAATTAAGGATCTGGACCTCGATGTAAAAGCGAAAAGCGATCGTGAGATTGAGGAGCTTATTAACAACTTTCAGAAAAATACCAACATAAGCATGAAGGAAGACAACAACCTCTTTACAATTAGTGTTCAGAATGAAGACCCCAAAGTAGCGCGTGATTATGTCAATACCCTGATAAACCGGTACATAGAAGAAAACCTCTCTTCAAAACGCGAGGAATCCTTTGGTGCCAGCAGATTCCTTGGGGAACAGATATCCAGTTTTAAGGAGAGAGTTGATAAAGCCGAAGAGGCCGTTTTGAACTATAAGCGCGAACACCCCCAGGTTATAGGAGTTGAAGAGGGGGCTGTGCTCAATGATATAAGGTCATCTGAACAAAAGCTGGATGAAGTGCGGGCAAGAATTTCACATTTGGAGGCTTTGAGGAACGTCGCCAGGAAGAGCAGCAGTTCCAAGGTGAAAATTTCAGCTTTACAAAAGAATCTTGATGACCTGCGACTGCGTTATACCGAGAACTATCCCGAAATCATTCGACTAAAAGAGGAGATCGAAGAACTAAAGTCATCGGCCCGTTCCCGCTCAGGAAGTGATGATTTGCCATTGAGCGATCAGCAGGAAATTGAGAAGGTTCAGAGTGAACTGAGATCTCTCAGGTCCTACGAAGCGAGTATTCAGCGAGATATCGGAAGTAACCGGGCTCTTTTACAGCGCATCCCCGCTGCAAACTCAACACTTCAGGAGCTCGAGAGTCAGAAAAATAAAGAGCGCGAGCTGTACGAAGAGCTCATAAGCCGTCATGGCAAATCCGAAGTTTCGCAGCAAATGGAAGTACAGGACAAGGCGACCACGTTCCGGATTGTAGACCCTGCGGTGTTACCCATCAAGCCGGTGAGCCCCAACCGTATCAGGATTATTCTGATGGGGATAATCGGTGGTATTGCCATAGCCTTCGGTGCTGTGTTTGGCCTTGATCAGCTCGACCAGTCGGTTAAGAGCCAGGATTCGTTAAAGGGCCTTGGGGTTCCTGTCCTTGCAGTGATACCGGTTATCAGCAACCCAATTGATGTTCTCAAGAGCAAAAAGAATGACTTGAGACTCTACCGCTTTGCCGGCGTATATTTCAGTGTCATCCTTGCAATCCTGATCATGGAGGTGATGGACATCTCCTTGATCGATAAATTGATTTCAAAAATTCAGGGTGCCCTTTAG
- the wecB gene encoding non-hydrolyzing UDP-N-acetylglucosamine 2-epimerase: MSKARKKIAVILGTRPEAIKLAPVIDTFVRDDRFQVIVISTAQHRQMLDQVLQLFRIIPQYDLNIMTDNQSISDVTTACLNGVGAILAAERPDMAIVQGDTTTVFASALASFYQRIPVGHVEAGLRTADKFSPFPEEVNRRLASVLTDIHFAPTEWARDNLLKEGVPAERIVVTGNTVVDALFEVASRDVDCFAAVPGLVEFLDRVGRFVLVTAHRRESFGEPFRGMCRAMKEIVAGNQGLGIIYPVHPNPNVRNIVREILQDDPHVLLLDPLDYITFVHLMKRACLILTDSGGVQEEAPSLGKPVLIMREKTERQEGVTAGVTRLVGTTREGIVSAVNLLLRSDYEYRRMATGRNPFGDGMAAERIVERVAQYFSE, encoded by the coding sequence ATGTCCAAAGCCAGGAAAAAAATTGCCGTAATTCTCGGAACAAGACCCGAGGCAATCAAACTTGCACCAGTCATTGACACTTTTGTCCGTGATGATCGTTTTCAGGTGATCGTAATCAGCACTGCCCAGCATCGTCAGATGCTCGATCAGGTGTTGCAGCTTTTTCGGATAATACCCCAGTACGACCTCAACATAATGACCGATAACCAGAGCATCAGCGACGTGACCACCGCATGTCTCAACGGTGTCGGTGCAATTCTCGCCGCCGAGAGGCCCGACATGGCAATAGTTCAGGGTGACACTACCACCGTATTCGCCTCGGCCTTGGCCAGTTTCTACCAGCGTATTCCGGTCGGACATGTGGAGGCCGGCCTGCGGACCGCCGACAAGTTTTCGCCATTCCCCGAAGAAGTAAACCGCCGTTTAGCGAGCGTGCTGACCGACATCCATTTTGCGCCGACCGAGTGGGCACGGGATAACCTCCTCAAGGAGGGGGTTCCGGCGGAACGAATTGTCGTCACCGGCAATACTGTCGTCGATGCGCTGTTCGAAGTAGCTTCGCGGGATGTGGACTGCTTTGCCGCAGTCCCTGGCTTGGTTGAATTCCTTGATCGGGTCGGGCGCTTTGTGCTGGTTACCGCCCATCGCCGGGAGAGTTTTGGTGAACCGTTCCGGGGCATGTGCCGCGCCATGAAGGAAATCGTTGCTGGAAACCAGGGACTCGGGATCATCTATCCGGTGCATCCGAATCCCAATGTTAGGAATATAGTCCGGGAGATTCTCCAGGACGATCCCCATGTGCTGCTGCTCGATCCCCTTGACTACATAACCTTCGTACATCTCATGAAACGGGCCTGCCTGATACTCACCGACTCCGGCGGAGTTCAGGAAGAGGCTCCTTCCTTGGGTAAGCCGGTACTGATAATGCGTGAAAAAACCGAGCGGCAGGAAGGTGTCACTGCCGGGGTAACCCGGTTGGTCGGCACAACCCGTGAGGGGATCGTCTCAGCAGTAAACCTGCTGCTTCGCTCCGACTACGAATACCGCCGCATGGCCACCGGCCGTAATCCGTTCGGGGATGGAATGGCTGCTGAAAGGATAGTCGAACGCGTAGCACAGTATTTCTCGGAGTAG
- a CDS encoding XrtA system polysaccharide deacetylase produces MLNALTVDVEDYFQVTAFERHVRRDQWDQYPLRVNDNTLRVLDLFDEYGVKATFFILGWVAKRVPNIVYRIAERGHEIACHGYGHELVYAIGPDRFRKDIVRSKSLLEDLCGAPVIGYRAPSYSITRQSLWALDILVDEGFSYDSSIFPIVHDIYGVPDAERFPHVRQTGAGPIREFPLTTLPIGWLGKEFRLPIAGGGYLRLLPWWLLSKGIGRINEVEGMPSVLYFHPWEIDPDQPRINGAGFKSRFRHYTNLHRTEVKLRHLMQATKFTTMGRVLDSVKLRAAQ; encoded by the coding sequence ATGCTAAATGCCCTGACCGTCGATGTTGAAGATTATTTCCAAGTGACCGCCTTCGAGCGGCATGTGCGCCGTGATCAATGGGATCAATACCCTTTGCGGGTAAACGACAACACACTGCGGGTGCTCGATCTCTTTGATGAGTACGGAGTAAAAGCAACATTTTTTATTCTCGGGTGGGTGGCCAAGCGGGTGCCGAATATTGTGTACCGGATTGCCGAGCGCGGCCACGAAATAGCCTGCCACGGTTATGGCCACGAGCTTGTTTATGCCATCGGTCCAGATCGATTCAGAAAAGACATCGTCCGTTCCAAGTCATTGCTTGAAGATCTGTGCGGCGCGCCGGTTATCGGGTACCGTGCCCCAAGTTATTCCATAACGCGCCAGTCGCTGTGGGCCCTAGACATTCTTGTCGATGAGGGGTTCAGTTACGATTCCAGCATCTTCCCGATCGTTCATGACATTTATGGGGTGCCTGATGCCGAGCGGTTCCCCCACGTGCGTCAGACAGGGGCAGGGCCAATACGCGAGTTTCCCCTAACAACGTTGCCAATCGGATGGTTGGGAAAAGAGTTCCGGCTCCCCATAGCCGGTGGTGGCTACCTTAGGCTCTTACCCTGGTGGCTTTTATCAAAGGGGATAGGGCGCATCAACGAGGTGGAGGGTATGCCCTCCGTCCTTTATTTCCATCCGTGGGAGATTGATCCGGATCAGCCCCGGATCAATGGGGCAGGCTTCAAATCTCGCTTCCGCCATTACACCAACCTGCATCGAACCGAGGTGAAGCTGCGGCATCTTATGCAGGCAACAAAATTCACTACCATGGGGCGTGTGCTTGATTCAGTGAAATTAAGGGCCGCGCAATGA
- a CDS encoding glycosyltransferase, with protein MKMLKGRNIVVFSDDWGRHPSSCQHLVKQLLPFNRVIWVNTIGMRSPRFSLYDVKRSFEVIGGWLRKKQEPEVDVLPVNLKVVGPIMLPYNNISIVRRFNRQSVRHTLMRRLAAEGMTNPLVISTFPCTCDYVGDLGESLYVYYCVDDFVNWPDVNLDLINTMEKKLLYNCDLVLVTAEELRKIKRSPEKPIHLLAHGVDSDRFNIRRDPDALPEAMRKFQGPVIGFFGALSAWLDFELIAALAAARPEWSFVFIGPADTDISPIMNIPNIHFVGKVPYEQLPAYAARFNAGIIPFQVNELTRSVNPLKLLEYLSLGMPVVSTYMPEVMKYADVVSIVRTSDEFLAALDVALADDDERKRQQRIEKARDNSWQAVAERFGQLVQQAEQQKGSPYERTGGVS; from the coding sequence ATGAAAATGTTGAAGGGGAGAAATATAGTTGTTTTTTCCGATGACTGGGGGCGTCATCCAAGCAGTTGCCAGCACCTCGTCAAACAGTTGCTTCCGTTCAACCGGGTGATCTGGGTCAACACCATTGGAATGAGGAGTCCGCGGTTTTCTCTTTATGACGTAAAGCGCAGTTTTGAGGTTATCGGTGGGTGGCTGCGCAAGAAACAAGAACCGGAAGTTGATGTCTTGCCCGTAAACCTGAAGGTTGTAGGGCCGATTATGCTTCCTTACAACAATATCTCCATTGTGAGGCGTTTTAACCGTCAATCGGTCCGTCATACCCTGATGCGCCGGTTAGCCGCCGAGGGGATGACGAACCCCCTGGTAATTTCCACCTTCCCTTGCACCTGCGATTATGTTGGGGATCTGGGCGAGAGCCTCTACGTCTATTACTGTGTTGACGACTTCGTCAACTGGCCCGATGTCAATTTGGATCTTATCAATACCATGGAAAAGAAGCTTCTCTACAACTGCGATCTAGTTCTGGTAACGGCAGAGGAGCTGAGGAAAATTAAACGTTCGCCGGAGAAACCGATCCATCTCCTTGCCCATGGTGTTGATTCCGACCGCTTCAACATTAGACGTGACCCAGATGCCCTGCCGGAAGCGATGCGGAAGTTTCAAGGGCCAGTTATAGGCTTTTTCGGTGCCCTAAGCGCCTGGCTCGACTTTGAACTCATTGCGGCTCTTGCCGCGGCTCGGCCCGAGTGGTCGTTTGTTTTTATTGGTCCGGCGGATACGGATATATCTCCGATCATGAACATCCCCAATATCCATTTTGTCGGGAAAGTTCCCTATGAACAGCTCCCAGCCTATGCGGCCCGCTTCAATGCGGGGATCATACCGTTTCAGGTTAATGAGCTCACTCGAAGCGTAAACCCGCTTAAGCTCCTGGAATATCTTTCTTTAGGGATGCCGGTTGTATCCACGTATATGCCTGAAGTCATGAAATACGCAGACGTGGTTTCCATAGTACGAACCAGTGATGAATTTCTTGCGGCCCTTGATGTCGCCCTGGCAGATGATGACGAACGGAAGCGTCAACAGCGTATCGAGAAGGCACGAGACAACTCCTGGCAAGCTGTTGCCGAGCGGTTCGGACAACTCGTTCAGCAGGCGGAACAGCAAAAGGGAAGTCCGTATGAGAGAACGGGCGGTGTGAGCTAA
- a CDS encoding glycosyltransferase, whose amino-acid sequence MEQKLSVAHFLASNFFGGPEKQLLEHVQRLDKQRFTSQVISFDEGGTTNQLLAKTHASGIRADKIDTTGAFDPRMVINLLSVIKAQKIDLLCVHGYKANVIGRIAAWLSGIPVIAISRGWTGEAPKIRFYEWLDKLFLRFADHIVAVSHGQMEKISKLGIPSERVSVIHNCIAVPESCYEQRKSFLRRELGLPDAAVLVVSAGRLSPEKNYGGMIEVARVVAASNPEVYFIIFGEGFLRPDLERAIDNAGLAGRFLLPGFRNDLQAVLPEVDIFMLPSFTEGLPNVILEAFAVRKPVVATRVGGTPEVVEHGVSGFLAEPHETEVMAQYVLRLVGDPALRREMGAKGLEHVITNFGFEQQTIQYENLYRQIAGSGRRA is encoded by the coding sequence ATGGAACAAAAACTTTCCGTTGCGCACTTTCTGGCATCCAACTTTTTTGGCGGGCCGGAGAAGCAACTGCTGGAACATGTGCAACGTCTCGACAAGCAAAGGTTTACATCTCAGGTCATTTCTTTCGACGAGGGAGGGACAACCAATCAGCTTTTGGCGAAAACGCACGCATCCGGCATTCGAGCCGACAAAATCGACACTACCGGGGCCTTCGATCCGCGAATGGTGATCAATCTGCTCTCGGTCATCAAAGCACAGAAGATAGACCTGCTCTGTGTACATGGCTACAAGGCCAATGTAATCGGCAGGATTGCCGCATGGCTTTCGGGTATCCCTGTGATCGCCATTTCTCGAGGGTGGACAGGAGAGGCTCCCAAGATTCGCTTTTACGAATGGCTCGACAAGCTTTTCCTCCGCTTTGCCGACCATATCGTGGCGGTTTCCCATGGTCAGATGGAGAAAATTTCGAAGTTGGGCATTCCGTCGGAGCGGGTCTCCGTCATTCATAACTGCATTGCGGTGCCCGAATCCTGTTATGAACAGAGAAAATCATTCTTGCGGCGGGAGCTTGGACTGCCGGATGCTGCCGTGTTGGTTGTCTCTGCCGGCAGACTGAGCCCAGAGAAAAACTACGGCGGCATGATAGAAGTTGCTAGGGTGGTTGCCGCATCCAATCCGGAGGTTTATTTCATCATTTTTGGGGAAGGATTCCTCAGGCCAGACCTGGAGCGTGCGATAGACAACGCTGGACTTGCCGGCCGTTTTCTGCTCCCCGGGTTCAGGAACGATCTCCAAGCGGTGTTGCCGGAAGTTGACATTTTCATGCTCCCCTCGTTCACCGAGGGGCTTCCCAACGTGATTCTCGAAGCATTCGCCGTGCGCAAACCGGTGGTTGCCACCCGCGTGGGTGGTACCCCCGAAGTGGTAGAGCACGGTGTTTCCGGGTTTCTGGCGGAACCCCATGAAACAGAAGTCATGGCCCAATACGTTTTGCGTCTTGTCGGTGATCCGGCACTGCGTCGCGAAATGGGGGCCAAGGGACTGGAGCATGTCATTACTAATTTTGGCTTCGAACAGCAGACCATACAGTACGAGAACCTTTACCGGCAAATTGCCGGGTCAGGGAGAAGGGCGTAA
- a CDS encoding polysaccharide biosynthesis/export family protein: MKHFKLLATVLLVLFVFPVIAVAGDYVIGEGDSLDIAVWGVKELTVTTKVRPDGKITIPGLGDVSASGYTPKDLQKTLAEKLKELVKNPIVTVAVNEITNSKVYIFGGGIKSGVLDLTRRTTLLQLLCTIGEVASADLQNAYVMRNGKKIKENFQKLFIDGDVSEDIVMETNDTIFIPLLLTKNVYVLGAVNNPRFIEYRRGMKVIEAIIEAGGFTKFAKQNDTYILRKEGGKEVNIPVKAKDLIKDGDLRQNVPLNPGDYIIVQEGMF; the protein is encoded by the coding sequence ATGAAACATTTTAAATTGCTTGCAACAGTACTTTTAGTCTTATTTGTTTTCCCTGTTATTGCTGTTGCCGGTGACTATGTCATCGGTGAAGGTGACAGCCTCGACATTGCCGTGTGGGGAGTAAAAGAGCTAACCGTTACCACCAAGGTACGCCCCGACGGCAAAATTACAATACCGGGACTTGGCGACGTATCTGCGTCGGGATATACTCCCAAGGATTTACAGAAAACTTTGGCGGAAAAACTTAAGGAACTCGTTAAAAATCCGATAGTGACAGTAGCAGTAAATGAAATAACCAACAGCAAGGTTTATATTTTTGGTGGTGGGATAAAATCCGGAGTTCTTGATTTGACTCGACGTACCACTCTGCTGCAGCTTCTCTGTACCATTGGCGAGGTTGCTTCTGCTGATCTTCAGAATGCTTATGTCATGCGCAACGGTAAAAAGATAAAGGAAAACTTCCAGAAGTTGTTCATAGATGGTGATGTTTCCGAAGATATTGTCATGGAGACCAATGACACCATATTTATTCCTCTACTTCTCACCAAAAACGTTTATGTCTTGGGCGCAGTCAATAATCCTCGCTTCATCGAGTATCGGAGGGGAATGAAGGTTATAGAGGCGATCATAGAGGCTGGTGGGTTCACTAAATTCGCCAAGCAGAACGATACCTACATACTGCGCAAGGAAGGGGGGAAAGAGGTAAATATCCCTGTCAAGGCAAAAGATCTCATAAAAGACGGAGACCTGCGCCAAAATGTGCCACTTAATCCCGGAGATTACATCATTGTGCAGGAAGGAATGTTTTAA
- a CDS encoding XrtA-associated tyrosine autokinase, translating into MSRIEKALEKAALLREGGTPSESVDKPGQVNPVYTPLTSHVPPQSSGYTNDNPLLVTLQGAQSPVAEEYRKLKSFLLSITRKEKFKNALMVTSALGGEGKSLTSLNLAISLAHEMDHTVLLVDADLRNPSIGKYLGIEAERGLSDYLRNGTDLNELLVRPGIGKLAFLPAGKMVGNPVELLASHRMRDLLNELKNRYPDRYIIIDTPPVLPFAETHALSQMVDGVLFVVREGVASTRNITEAIHSLKTANVMGVVYNASSQNEMVSRYGYYGYSAANGENQNTSGNDELEAEADGNRKHGLIKKLLKRAE; encoded by the coding sequence ATGAGCAGAATTGAAAAAGCCCTTGAAAAAGCGGCACTACTCAGAGAGGGGGGGACTCCTTCCGAATCTGTTGATAAGCCCGGGCAGGTGAATCCAGTATACACCCCATTAACCAGTCATGTGCCGCCTCAGAGCTCCGGTTACACCAATGATAATCCGCTTCTAGTGACCCTTCAGGGAGCACAATCGCCGGTTGCAGAAGAGTACCGTAAACTTAAATCATTTCTCTTATCCATAACGCGCAAGGAAAAGTTCAAAAATGCCCTGATGGTGACCAGTGCATTGGGGGGGGAAGGGAAAAGCCTTACCTCGCTGAATCTTGCCATATCCCTTGCACATGAGATGGATCATACGGTGCTATTGGTCGATGCAGATCTCAGGAACCCGTCCATAGGGAAGTATCTCGGCATTGAGGCGGAGAGGGGGCTCTCCGATTATCTCCGTAACGGGACCGATCTCAACGAACTGCTCGTGCGTCCGGGTATAGGCAAACTGGCGTTCCTGCCGGCCGGCAAGATGGTGGGTAATCCCGTAGAGCTTCTAGCTTCCCACAGAATGCGCGATTTGTTGAACGAATTGAAAAACCGTTACCCCGATCGCTACATCATCATCGACACGCCACCGGTACTTCCGTTTGCGGAAACCCATGCCCTTTCTCAAATGGTAGATGGCGTACTTTTTGTCGTCCGAGAGGGGGTTGCTTCGACACGCAACATAACTGAAGCGATACATTCCCTTAAAACCGCCAATGTGATGGGGGTGGTGTACAACGCTTCCAGCCAGAACGAAATGGTAAGTCGTTACGGCTATTACGGGTACTCTGCCGCCAATGGTGAAAATCAGAACACAAGCGGCAACGATGAACTCGAAGCGGAGGCTGACGGTAACCGGAAGCACGGTTTGATAAAAAAACTGTTGAAGCGGGCCGAGTAG
- a CDS encoding XrtA/PEP-CTERM system-associated ATPase — translation MYEAFFKLAKKPFDLVPNPEFLFLSRSHKKAIAYMDYGIRERAGFILLTGDIGSGKTTLIRDLIRKHRGNVVLSKIFNTCVDSHQLLAMINDDFGLPIEGKDKITLLRELNEFLIDQYATGQQPVIIIDEAQNLTPAILEEIRMLSNLETDDAKLLQIILVGQPELRDHLAGAEMLQFRQRINVNCQLSPLSRVETENYVLHRLEVAGNRNAVTFTPEALDVVYKYSRGIPRLVNIICGFLMLSAFAEQTTVIDGDIACEIVGDLEFENKYWGGMPEPVAAHDSTSAVSHAPAMKGFEELTSLLRDIGTRLESLERESTKSSNDGMNQVLEQVTSLENAFRLHVDETDASLSEVRRVVERIRTINDNPATGSDNEKVRPGLLRKMFGA, via the coding sequence ATGTACGAAGCCTTTTTCAAGCTGGCAAAAAAGCCTTTTGATCTGGTTCCGAACCCTGAGTTTCTCTTCCTGAGCCGGTCCCATAAAAAGGCCATTGCGTACATGGATTACGGCATACGCGAACGGGCAGGCTTTATCCTCCTGACCGGTGATATCGGCTCGGGCAAGACAACCCTTATCAGAGACCTCATCCGCAAGCATCGCGGTAATGTCGTATTGTCTAAAATCTTCAATACGTGTGTGGATTCCCATCAACTTCTTGCGATGATTAATGACGACTTCGGGCTACCCATCGAGGGGAAGGACAAGATTACCTTGCTCCGTGAGCTTAATGAATTCCTCATCGACCAGTACGCCACCGGCCAACAACCGGTAATAATTATCGACGAGGCCCAGAACCTTACCCCTGCAATACTTGAAGAGATCAGGATGCTTTCCAACCTGGAGACCGATGACGCCAAGTTGCTTCAGATTATCCTCGTCGGGCAGCCCGAACTTCGTGATCATCTTGCTGGGGCTGAAATGCTTCAGTTTCGGCAGCGTATCAACGTCAATTGTCAGCTTTCACCCCTGTCTCGTGTGGAGACCGAAAACTACGTCCTGCACAGGCTTGAAGTGGCCGGCAATCGCAATGCCGTCACATTCACCCCTGAGGCGCTTGATGTAGTATACAAATACAGTCGTGGAATACCCCGACTGGTGAACATAATCTGCGGCTTTCTCATGCTCTCCGCATTTGCAGAACAGACAACCGTGATCGATGGCGACATTGCGTGTGAAATCGTCGGAGATCTCGAATTCGAAAACAAATACTGGGGTGGCATGCCCGAACCCGTGGCCGCCCATGATTCAACCTCTGCTGTTTCCCATGCCCCAGCCATGAAGGGCTTTGAAGAACTCACGTCGCTCTTGCGCGACATCGGTACGAGGCTTGAATCCCTTGAGCGGGAATCGACAAAAAGCAGCAACGATGGCATGAACCAAGTGCTCGAACAAGTAACTTCACTGGAAAACGCCTTCAGGCTACACGTTGACGAGACTGATGCTTCCCTGTCGGAGGTTCGCCGCGTCGTTGAACGGATAAGAACTATCAACGATAACCCTGCTACAGGCAGCGATAATGAAAAAGTCCGTCCTGGTCTGCTCCGAAAGATGTTTGGTGCATAA